A window of the Arthrobacter sp. Marseille-P9274 genome harbors these coding sequences:
- a CDS encoding FAD-dependent monooxygenase has protein sequence MNNKHVLVLGNGPVGQTTALLLAKWGINVTLLDGRPKRDSIGSKAIAQHRDVLDIWEHVGAGANIAREGLIWSRSRTFYGSQELFCDTYFETADSPFPAFVNISQTRSEQLLDEQIAKQPSIRVVWDRTAEGVSQNDSGVTITAVAHDGSRTRFSGDYAVAACGARADELRKEIGVTLDGRTFEDRFLICDIKASLEGWEGERRFYFDPEWNPGRQVLIHPCPDSQYRIDWQVPAGYDIEQDEASGGLDRRIRQIIGETPYEIVWKSVYRFHSRVVNKMRVGKVLLAGDLAHLVSPFGGRGLNSGIGDAENAAWKLAFVLHGWADESLLDSYDNERRAAALENIAVTSDTMDFLVPQTPEQKEIRTRYLEQALTDPAARKNINSGRLFEPFWYTESPLTSPNPGRPFAGRPPKGTLVDPGPGVILPDAAVTVAGTEHRIRRLAREGMILLTGDAADAATFEPLVRRVGNTPVSVLKISDIDPTGSLQLQLKPSAHDVWIIRPDAYVAAVCDARDPESIVASLRRAVGSAFCGEPQPEPTPPLMTRGSARTYAA, from the coding sequence ATGAACAACAAACACGTACTCGTTCTCGGGAACGGACCCGTAGGACAGACCACCGCCCTGCTACTCGCAAAGTGGGGAATCAACGTCACCCTGCTCGACGGCCGCCCCAAGCGCGATTCCATCGGCTCCAAGGCCATCGCCCAGCACCGCGACGTCCTGGACATTTGGGAGCACGTCGGTGCCGGTGCCAACATCGCCCGTGAAGGCCTGATCTGGAGCCGTTCCCGCACCTTCTACGGCTCTCAGGAGCTGTTCTGCGACACGTATTTCGAAACGGCCGACTCCCCGTTCCCGGCATTCGTCAACATCTCCCAGACCCGCTCCGAACAGCTGCTGGATGAACAAATCGCCAAACAGCCCAGCATCCGCGTGGTCTGGGACCGCACCGCCGAAGGCGTTTCCCAGAACGATTCAGGTGTCACGATCACCGCCGTCGCCCACGACGGGTCCCGCACCCGGTTCTCCGGCGACTACGCAGTCGCCGCCTGCGGGGCACGCGCGGACGAACTGCGCAAGGAGATCGGGGTGACGCTGGACGGCCGGACCTTCGAGGACCGCTTCCTGATCTGCGACATCAAGGCCTCGCTCGAGGGATGGGAAGGCGAACGCCGCTTCTACTTCGACCCCGAATGGAACCCGGGCCGGCAGGTCCTCATCCACCCTTGCCCGGATTCCCAGTACCGCATCGACTGGCAGGTCCCCGCCGGGTACGACATCGAGCAGGACGAGGCCAGCGGCGGCCTCGACCGCCGGATCCGGCAGATCATCGGGGAGACCCCTTACGAGATCGTCTGGAAGTCGGTCTACCGGTTCCATTCCCGGGTAGTCAACAAAATGCGGGTCGGCAAGGTCCTGCTGGCCGGCGACCTCGCCCACCTTGTCTCCCCCTTCGGCGGCCGGGGACTGAACTCCGGCATCGGAGACGCCGAAAACGCCGCATGGAAACTGGCCTTCGTGCTGCACGGCTGGGCAGATGAAAGCCTGCTGGACTCCTACGACAACGAGCGCCGGGCCGCGGCACTGGAAAACATCGCGGTCACCTCCGACACCATGGACTTCCTGGTCCCCCAGACCCCCGAGCAGAAAGAGATCCGCACCCGGTACCTGGAGCAGGCACTGACGGATCCGGCTGCCCGGAAGAACATCAATTCCGGACGGCTGTTCGAGCCGTTCTGGTACACCGAGTCCCCCCTGACCAGCCCGAACCCCGGGCGGCCCTTCGCCGGACGGCCGCCCAAAGGCACCCTGGTCGATCCCGGACCCGGGGTGATCCTGCCCGACGCCGCGGTCACGGTCGCCGGAACCGAACACCGGATCCGCCGTCTGGCTAGGGAAGGCATGATCCTGCTGACCGGGGACGCCGCCGACGCCGCAACCTTCGAACCCCTGGTACGGCGTGTCGGCAATACCCCTGTATCGGTCCTGAAAATTTCGGACATCGATCCGACCGGTTCCCTGCAGCTCCAGCTGAAGCCGTCGGCACACGACGTTTGGATCATCCGGCCCGATGCCTACGTGGCAGCGGTCTGCGATGCCCGCGACCCTGAAAGCATCGTTGCTTCGCTCCGCCGGGCGGTGGGTTCCGCATTCTGCGGTGAACCGCAGCCGGAGCCGACACCGCCGCTGATGACGCGCGGCTCAGCACGCACATACGCGGCGTAA
- a CDS encoding MFS transporter has protein sequence MTTINKACAARAHRRVALATAVGTTIEWYDFFIYANAAALVFAQLYFSPLEGTAATLVAFATAGVSFVFRPLGAIWGGYLGDKLGRRAVLVLTLGLMGGATFAIGLLPTYATIGIAAPILLVFLRILQGLSAGGEWGGAALLAVEHAPDGQRGKFGVYPQLGAPAGMVLAIGMITLLSTMLSDADFFAWGWRIPFLLSFALIIAGIMIRRNVEESPVFMELKEKKAESATPLVQLFRFNWRHVVLGALIFMGNGVGGYLLVGGYITSYATGAVGMDRNTVLLAVVFASMTWLLFTWIGGPLSDRIGRKRTYQIGFTAQMAIAFPIFAFINTGSFPMLLLAVILLSFGQGLTYGPQSALFCEMFPARVRYSGASIAYGLGSLIGGAFVPTIATYLFSTTGTTASISIYLIGASIVSISAVSIIKDRSKEPLEIPHPDAAANSHTQPAEIHGPR, from the coding sequence ATGACAACCATCAATAAGGCCTGCGCCGCCCGGGCCCACCGCCGGGTCGCCCTGGCGACAGCAGTTGGCACGACGATCGAATGGTACGACTTCTTCATTTACGCCAACGCCGCAGCGCTGGTTTTCGCCCAGCTCTACTTCTCCCCGCTCGAGGGAACAGCGGCCACCCTCGTCGCCTTCGCTACAGCCGGAGTCAGCTTCGTCTTCCGTCCGCTCGGGGCCATCTGGGGCGGCTACCTGGGAGACAAGCTCGGCCGCCGCGCAGTACTGGTCCTGACCCTTGGTCTGATGGGCGGGGCGACCTTTGCCATCGGGCTGCTGCCCACCTACGCCACCATCGGGATCGCTGCACCCATCCTGCTCGTGTTCCTGCGCATCCTCCAAGGCCTGTCCGCCGGAGGTGAATGGGGCGGGGCCGCATTGCTGGCCGTTGAGCACGCCCCCGACGGTCAGCGCGGAAAGTTCGGTGTCTACCCGCAGCTGGGCGCACCGGCCGGCATGGTCCTGGCCATCGGCATGATCACGCTGCTCTCAACGATGCTGTCCGATGCGGACTTCTTCGCCTGGGGCTGGCGCATTCCGTTCCTGCTGAGCTTCGCCCTGATCATCGCCGGCATCATGATCCGCCGCAACGTCGAGGAAAGCCCCGTCTTCATGGAGCTGAAGGAAAAGAAGGCAGAGTCCGCCACACCGCTTGTCCAGCTCTTCCGCTTCAATTGGCGCCACGTCGTCCTGGGCGCGCTGATTTTCATGGGCAACGGTGTCGGAGGCTACCTGCTTGTCGGCGGCTACATCACCTCCTACGCCACCGGCGCCGTAGGCATGGACCGCAACACCGTCCTCCTGGCCGTCGTCTTTGCCTCAATGACATGGCTCCTCTTTACCTGGATCGGCGGTCCGCTCTCGGACCGCATCGGGCGCAAACGCACCTACCAGATCGGCTTCACCGCCCAGATGGCGATCGCGTTCCCCATCTTCGCTTTCATCAATACCGGCAGCTTCCCGATGCTGCTGCTGGCCGTCATACTGCTCTCCTTCGGCCAGGGCCTGACCTACGGCCCCCAGTCCGCGCTCTTCTGCGAAATGTTCCCGGCCAGAGTCAGGTACAGCGGAGCGTCCATCGCCTACGGCCTGGGCTCCCTCATCGGCGGAGCATTCGTCCCGACCATTGCCACGTACCTGTTCAGCACAACCGGGACCACGGCATCGATTTCCATCTACCTTATCGGCGCATCGATCGTTTCCATCAGCGCGGTTTCCATCATCAAAGACCGCAGCAAGGAACCCCTGGAGATCCCCCACCCGGACGCCGCGGCCAACAGCCACACGCAGCCCGCAGAAATCCACGGACCCCGCTAA
- a CDS encoding MBL fold metallo-hydrolase → MPPKAFASVADLADKKQTLEILADGVYALTAEGDPNIGAIEGEDFLVCFEALATPVATQKWLDILRAHTDKPVRHVVLSHYHAVRVLGAPGFGAQSVIAHENTHRLIEERGKEDWDSEFGRFPRLAKNAESIPGLTFPTVTFADRLTINLGGDRGDLVLEHVGRGHTDGDIVAWLPKEKILFAGDLVEAQAALYTGDAYHLEWANNTLDRIKAFGAKQLIGGRGTVSRGQAAVDAAIEQSRTFLTTMIRETTAIQQRGGTVKEAFAACRDALHEDYGHWPIFEHCLPFNVSRLWDELSGIERPVIWTMERDREVWSRLHD, encoded by the coding sequence ATGCCACCCAAAGCTTTTGCGTCCGTTGCGGACCTCGCAGACAAGAAGCAGACCCTCGAAATTCTCGCGGACGGCGTCTACGCGCTCACCGCCGAGGGCGACCCGAACATCGGCGCCATCGAAGGCGAGGACTTCCTCGTCTGTTTCGAAGCCCTCGCCACGCCGGTTGCCACACAGAAGTGGCTGGACATTCTCCGCGCCCACACTGACAAGCCGGTGCGCCACGTAGTGCTCTCGCATTACCACGCCGTCCGGGTCCTCGGGGCGCCTGGATTCGGGGCACAGTCGGTCATCGCCCACGAGAACACGCACCGGCTCATCGAGGAGCGCGGCAAGGAAGACTGGGACAGCGAGTTCGGCCGCTTCCCCCGCCTTGCGAAGAACGCCGAATCCATCCCGGGCCTGACCTTTCCCACTGTGACCTTCGCAGACCGCTTGACCATCAACCTTGGCGGAGACCGGGGGGACCTGGTACTGGAGCATGTCGGCCGCGGGCACACGGACGGGGACATCGTTGCCTGGCTGCCCAAGGAAAAGATCCTCTTTGCCGGCGACCTCGTCGAAGCGCAGGCCGCGCTCTACACCGGAGACGCCTACCACCTCGAGTGGGCCAACAACACCCTGGACCGGATCAAGGCATTCGGCGCCAAACAACTGATCGGCGGCCGCGGGACGGTCAGCCGCGGCCAGGCCGCCGTCGACGCCGCCATCGAACAAAGCCGCACGTTCCTGACCACCATGATCCGGGAGACAACAGCTATCCAGCAGCGGGGAGGCACCGTCAAGGAAGCCTTCGCTGCCTGCCGCGACGCACTTCACGAGGACTACGGCCACTGGCCGATCTTCGAGCACTGCCTGCCGTTCAACGTCTCCCGTCTATGGGATGAACTTTCCGGCATCGAGCGGCCCGTCATCTGGACCATGGAACGCGACCGTGAAGTCTGGTCCCGTCTCCACGACTGA
- a CDS encoding homogentisate 1,2-dioxygenase — MAFYRQVGSLPKTRHTLFRDDSGEILYEELMGEEGFSSDSSLLYHRNIPSALVGARVWELPEQSLTPNAPLIPRHLKLHDLFSAEDTQGTDAVTGRRLVLGNGDVRISYAWVGKTSPLYRNAVGDECVYVEDGAAVVETVFGALPVSRGDYVIIPRATTHRWVLPEGGNARLYFIEANSHIGPARQYLSKQGQFLEHAPYCERDLRGPAEPLLAEGQDVDVYIKHRGTGPSGLAGTIHTLPEHPFDVVGWDGCLYPYVFNIDDYMPITGKVHQPPPVHQVFEGHNFVICNFVPRKVDYHPLSVPVPYYHSNVDSDEIMFYVGGDYEARRGSGIGIGSISVHPGGHAHGPQPGAVEASLGKDYFDELGVMVDTFRPLDLGEAGLACDDGVYAGSWTGGRWING; from the coding sequence ATGGCGTTCTACCGTCAGGTGGGTTCCCTCCCGAAAACGCGGCATACGTTGTTCCGCGATGACTCCGGGGAGATTTTGTACGAGGAACTGATGGGCGAGGAGGGGTTCTCCTCGGACTCATCCCTCCTGTACCACCGGAATATTCCGTCTGCGCTGGTGGGTGCCCGGGTGTGGGAGCTGCCGGAGCAGTCCCTCACGCCGAATGCGCCCCTGATTCCCCGGCATCTGAAACTGCATGATCTGTTCAGTGCCGAGGACACCCAGGGGACGGACGCAGTCACGGGCCGGCGGCTGGTTCTGGGCAACGGGGACGTGCGCATCAGCTACGCCTGGGTGGGGAAGACCTCCCCGCTGTACCGCAACGCCGTCGGGGACGAATGCGTCTACGTCGAGGACGGAGCGGCCGTTGTGGAGACGGTCTTCGGCGCCCTGCCGGTCTCCCGGGGTGACTACGTCATCATCCCGCGGGCGACCACGCACCGGTGGGTCCTCCCGGAGGGAGGGAACGCGAGGCTTTACTTCATCGAAGCCAACAGCCATATCGGCCCGGCTCGGCAGTACCTGTCCAAACAGGGGCAGTTCCTTGAGCACGCCCCGTACTGCGAACGGGACCTGCGCGGCCCCGCGGAGCCGCTGCTCGCCGAGGGCCAGGATGTGGACGTTTACATCAAGCACCGCGGCACGGGCCCGAGCGGCCTGGCCGGCACCATCCACACGCTGCCGGAGCACCCGTTCGACGTGGTCGGCTGGGACGGCTGCCTCTACCCCTACGTGTTCAACATCGACGACTACATGCCCATCACCGGCAAGGTGCACCAGCCGCCGCCAGTGCACCAGGTCTTCGAAGGCCACAACTTCGTCATCTGCAACTTCGTCCCCCGCAAGGTCGACTACCACCCGCTCTCGGTGCCCGTCCCGTACTACCACTCCAACGTGGATTCCGATGAGATCATGTTCTACGTCGGCGGCGACTACGAGGCCCGCAGGGGATCCGGCATCGGCATCGGCTCCATCTCCGTCCATCCCGGCGGCCACGCGCACGGCCCCCAGCCCGGCGCCGTCGAAGCCAGCCTCGGCAAGGACTACTTCGACGAACTTGGCGTCATGGTCGACACCTTCCGGCCTCTGGACCTGGGCGAAGCCGGGCTTGCTTGCGACGACGGAGTTTACGCCGGCTCCTGGACCGGCGGACGGTGGATCAATGGGTGA
- a CDS encoding MarR family winged helix-turn-helix transcriptional regulator: MTENAGGGAAQDLNRLDYWSFVELARERIVEKLDDTDPVATKLVITLNRAANLVVYDLESSVHRPRGLSWSAFRLLFVVWLAGPLESGRAAKLAGMSRAAVSNLSTTLIGKGMLRKNSSGADGRTILLELTDEGSDYARNAYRDQNMQEARWASALTEVEQQVLVMLLEKLMSHRKEVGARVRD, translated from the coding sequence ATGACTGAAAACGCGGGCGGCGGGGCCGCCCAGGACCTGAATCGGCTGGATTACTGGTCGTTCGTAGAACTGGCCCGGGAAAGGATCGTCGAGAAACTCGACGATACGGACCCCGTGGCCACCAAGCTCGTCATCACGCTCAACCGCGCCGCCAATCTTGTGGTCTACGACCTGGAATCCTCGGTCCACCGCCCCCGCGGACTGTCCTGGTCCGCCTTCCGGCTGCTGTTCGTAGTCTGGCTCGCAGGGCCGCTGGAGTCGGGCCGGGCTGCGAAACTGGCGGGAATGAGCCGGGCCGCGGTCTCAAATCTGAGCACTACGCTGATCGGCAAGGGCATGCTGCGCAAAAACTCCTCGGGAGCGGACGGGCGGACGATCCTGCTTGAGCTGACGGACGAGGGCAGCGACTACGCCAGGAACGCATACCGTGACCAGAACATGCAGGAGGCACGCTGGGCATCAGCCCTCACGGAAGTGGAGCAGCAGGTGCTGGTCATGCTTCTGGAGAAGCTGATGTCCCACCGCAAGGAGGTCGGCGCCCGGGTTCGGGACTAG
- the fahA gene encoding fumarylacetoacetase, giving the protein MTAIETGSIAEMLAAEGFGLDHLPYASFTPAGAGSPSLGVRIGNHVLTVSTITGLADASAELKQVSDSANLDRLLEAGRPVWDQLRTLIQETLADAAVAARLKDQLHHVNDVELHLPFTVGDYVDFYGNEYHATNVGKIFRPEQAPLTPNWKHLPIGYHGRSGSIVPSGTPVPRPKGMRPEPDGVPSFGPSRRLDIEAEVGFVLGGSAPAGEVALDQAGEHIFGLVLTNDWSARDIQAFEYVPLGPNLGKSFATSIAAWVTPVAALEQVRTTPPSRDIPLATYLDDSNTKPWGFDLQIEVLLNGETVSRPPFASTYWTAAQMLAHMTVNGASLRPGDFFAGGTISGPEKNQRGSFLELAWGGAEPLALDDGTEFIFLRDGDEVTLRATAHTGQGTFVRLGDCTGRIVPATTV; this is encoded by the coding sequence GTGACCGCCATTGAAACCGGCAGCATCGCCGAGATGCTCGCAGCAGAAGGGTTCGGCCTCGATCACCTTCCCTACGCTTCCTTTACCCCGGCCGGAGCCGGTTCTCCCAGCCTTGGCGTCCGGATCGGAAACCACGTCCTGACCGTTTCCACCATCACAGGTCTTGCGGACGCGTCCGCCGAATTAAAACAGGTCAGTGACAGCGCGAATCTGGACCGCCTGCTGGAAGCCGGGAGGCCGGTCTGGGACCAGCTGCGCACCCTCATCCAGGAAACACTGGCCGACGCCGCTGTGGCTGCTAGGCTGAAGGACCAGCTGCACCACGTTAATGATGTCGAACTGCACCTGCCGTTCACCGTCGGGGACTATGTGGACTTCTACGGCAACGAATACCATGCCACGAACGTCGGGAAGATCTTCAGGCCGGAACAGGCCCCGTTGACCCCTAACTGGAAGCACCTGCCCATCGGCTACCACGGCAGGTCAGGCTCCATCGTTCCCAGCGGCACCCCGGTGCCGCGGCCTAAGGGTATGCGGCCGGAGCCCGACGGTGTTCCGTCGTTCGGCCCGTCCAGGCGGCTGGACATCGAAGCCGAAGTCGGCTTCGTCCTGGGCGGCAGCGCACCTGCCGGCGAGGTCGCGCTGGACCAGGCAGGAGAGCACATCTTTGGCCTGGTGCTCACGAATGACTGGTCCGCCCGGGACATCCAGGCCTTCGAGTACGTACCCCTCGGACCGAACCTGGGCAAGTCCTTCGCCACTTCTATCGCTGCGTGGGTCACTCCCGTTGCCGCGCTCGAGCAGGTACGGACAACGCCTCCGTCCCGGGATATACCGCTGGCAACGTACCTCGATGACAGCAATACCAAGCCCTGGGGATTCGACCTGCAGATCGAAGTCCTACTGAACGGTGAGACCGTCTCGCGCCCTCCGTTTGCCAGTACATACTGGACGGCCGCGCAGATGCTCGCCCATATGACCGTCAACGGGGCCTCGTTGCGACCCGGTGATTTTTTTGCCGGCGGCACGATCTCCGGGCCCGAGAAGAACCAGCGCGGATCCTTCCTCGAACTGGCCTGGGGCGGAGCGGAACCGCTTGCCCTCGACGACGGCACGGAGTTCATCTTCCTGCGCGATGGAGACGAGGTAACTCTTCGTGCCACCGCGCACACCGGCCAGGGGACGTTTGTCCGGCTCGGCGACTGCACGGGCCGAATAGTCCCGGCAACTACCGTATGA